CCGCCGGGCCTTTGCAGGAAGCTGTCACCGCCTCTCCGGCCGATCGAGTCGTACGCCACCAGCCCGCCCTCGTGTCATCTCCGTTCGAGCGAAGCTAGCAGACTAGCTAActccatcgccggccatggcctccatcaggtgccttgccttgctttcttagCTTGATGACGTCATTGTTAGCTTTGATGACTTCATATCTAGCCTTGATGACATCACGTGTTGTTTTCTTGCCGTTTTCCTTTAGAAAAACAAATCCAGAAAATACAATGAAAATACATATACACATACAATCATCTTGAGCACATCTCCATATTTTCTTTCCTCGCTGGGAATTACACTATGCCTTTGACTACTGCTGACGCACGCTGCTTATGCATGTGTGACATACGTGTACATGCATGCCTCATCTACATGTATGGAAAATATTCATCATGCATCAGCTATTTCTTTATTCAAAATTCTACACCGTCTCTTCTAGATCAATTCAGGTTATCTTCTTGTATCCATCAATTCATCGTCTTAACTCCGTTTCGAGCGAttctagttgcgttagtttcgtaattttgtGCTCTACGCAGTAGTAGTAAAGTTTATCATGTCAGTTAAttatgaatttatgaacctaataCTAGTTACATTAATAATTAGTTAATGGTTTCCCAATTAAAAACAATCAGTTTAATTTCGTTCTTGTTCTTTTACGACTGTGCTGATCTTGAGGTACACATTAGTAGGAAAATTTATCATGTTTCACATCTTTGAATTTTATaagtaaatattaatttgatttgtgcttatgcaattgagtttctaattaaaagtaacaTAGGCATATACTTCGGCCTTTTATAAATTATTGTAAATCTAATTAATGTGCAACTAGCTTTCTAaattaattaaaagcaatataggttttCCACGTCGGCCTTAATAAATGAATATTAATCTGGTTATATTGATTTAAATATATGTTTTGATTATAATTGGTTTAGCTGAACTCACGTCATATTCAGTTATAGTGTAGATGCTCTTACATGTTCTTTTAATTTGAAAAGTTaaagtttattttgattaaaTAATACATGCACATCCGCTCCTTAATACATTATTAATTATTCCATTGATAAATCCTAAACTGATGTAATTCTtacatcattttggttttccttttaaaaataataaatgcaagGGCTTATACGTGCTATATATGTTTTGAATATATACTCTCACTTGTTATTATATCTTTGCAAGTCaaaatttaatttgcataaatgatatcaaaataactataattaagatatgaataatttatcttagttttctaaatctaataactcaagtataaaatgacttaactcaattttagatattcccctgagatatcttatacatgttttatgatcattaaaatagataaagcatatagttttctttccaacgcaaatccttcgatagatgtttctgttttaccgtagctccgattagtgtgcctttCGCGTGTGTGTGATCGTAACAATGTgtagattagatttcgaatcttttcattgattggtgtattgttctaatctagtatgtttgctatgcatgcttgttcggatgcttgtgtggtgctttccggtcttgtccagtcggtgagttttgcgttggtgatctataagaagttggagatcaagaagaagaagaagaagaaaacgttgaagattagagcttaccgaaggatcggtgttaaaggcaagtatagcttgggttttctttctgtgaccatgatcttgggcttgtttaatgaaatgtgatataaacataaatgatgaatgttatcctttggcaaaagctgggatttacagtacaactgtgagggctatatggctctggctctagttacttaagaaacccttttctagctggttagaggtctgcgagttgggtataggacagcctctgtcctgttgagcctagctttggaagcggccgtttactttatttttggaaggggggttcctatatctgatgaccctgcggccctggccggttagacgagctcttgggtggctttatatggttctcGGTGTTTTGGGATTGATCCACCCACTCATTTGGgaaacatgactcacagtgaaagtgtacacctctgcgcagagtttaataaactggtatactagccgtgcccacggatacgggcggcccggaaaactgagggaattgttgtatgttcatttaaattgcttatgtgcaattcattattcaattacacttgatcatgtggctatggaatgcactaccttgttgttatatttgctgagttcgacatggactcacccttgcaatttcccccacacctcaggctggataACAGTCTGTCAGAGACTTGAGAAGttgggcttgtggtcaaccagtcagttggatccagtggagtgaagtctgcacccggagatcaaagttgtctatccgttgattgctttctaaggttatctcttttactaagttcgctatatattaagcattgtgaattgatactgccccttcatttgtagctatatgtgaggtttgattaccggggctcacatatggtgtgcattcggctttgtccttaaaaccgggtgttacatatATGGGTGATCTTTTGATTTTCGTGTCCACCAGCTGTACATGTTTCACAGTACGTGCTGGAGAGTACGGTCAAATGCAGAGTCATGAGCATGCATAAGAGTATATTGTAGTATGCATGCATGTTTTTTGCAAGTCTTTCAACGGAAACAATTCATCCAAAGCAAAAGCCAAGAAAAAGTTTATATGTTCAAGTAACGGCCCATAATCCTTGTGAAACTGTGATCACTCTACCTTTTGTTCTCAGGTCGGGTGAAATGGAGTATATGTATTAGAGCTTGGAAGTTGCTAGTACTATTCTTTTCCGTATGGGGTCTTTTGTCCAGCAACACAATATATATCGAGACAAAACATACAAATAATTTTTATGGAACTACAACCAGCTTTCAGCTATAAATGATACTCccaccgttctaaattataagtcactttgacttttttggtacatttattttgctatgtagatataataatatgtctaaatacatagcaaaatggatgaaccaaaaaaatcaaagcgacttataatttggaacgaagggagtacaGAGCATTACAGTCACTAAAATATTTCACACCATTTAGTATCAGTGCCGGTCCCAAAATTGGCAATGACTCGATGGATAACTTCACTGCATGTTGAGACGAAGAATACAAACAAGTGAACTACTTAAACCGGAGCAACAAGCAGCTTTAGTTTCAATGGGCCTTCCAAACACCGATGAATGCTAAAACTTTGTGCCATCTATTATCTTATCTATGGAGATGAGTCCCAAACAAGTGCCATCCAtcaccttgctacttgcatgTAATTTAATTATGGTCAACTCAAGAAGCTCCATAAATTCTAGTGGATTTTAAAAGCCTCCACTTGGTCTCCTATTGAAACACCACTACCATACGTGCATGCTATGAAGGTAAAGAGCCACTGCATGGCCTCAAGCACTATAAATACCCATGCAGCATTCAGTGGGAAGTCATCTCAACTCAAGCACTCCATAGTGTTAGCTCACAATGGCAGGCACAAAGCTAGTATCACTGGGGCTCATTGTCCTCATGAGCATGGGATTAGCCAATGCTGTTAGGGTGGCTAGATACTCTAGTGCTGATGGGACTGGCACAGGACAGGGAGGGGGTGGCGGATATGTGAATGGCGGGGGATCAGGGTCTGGGTCTGGCACCGGATCAGGTGATAGTGGTCCTTATGGTACCCATGCAAGTGCTGGAgggggtggtggaggtggtggaacTAGCCAATACGGTGGGTCTGGATATGGTACAGGGTCAGGGTCAGGTTCAGGGTCTAGTACATATAGTGAAGGAGGGTATTCTGGCTATGGAGAGTCTTCTAATGCTGGTGGTgccggtgggggtgggggtggaggACAAGCCGGAGGTGCTTGGAATTCCAATGCTCAAGGATCCGGTAGCGGCACCGGTTCTGGCTCTAGCAATGCTAACCGGTATTGGGATGGTTCAAGTGATGCGGGTGCAAGTGCTAACGGCAATGGAGGTGGCACAGGAAATAGTGAaaatggtggcggtggcggcggttctGGTGCCGGAACTGGATATGGCAATGCCTACCCATAAATTCCATATAAGCCAAtctaaagttggagcccatcGTCGTCCTTCCTTGTTTGAAGTCATAGAGTTATTTGTTTTCTTTGTCCCTTTGTTACACTTTTGTTagtattaaattaataaagggtCCAACTGTTCTAGCAACAGTAGCAATCTTGTAATGTCCTTATATGAATATGTTGTAATCATGTCTGCTTGTGAAAGGAAAAAATAACTTGTGCATCGCATGTGGCCACTATATCTAAAAAAAAATCTTACGTTCTCTTTGGAGTGATTAAGTTGAGACGCCTACACCGTGCATGTTCACATGGTTATTAAAATAGTATATACCGATGAACTTCCTAGAGTTGTTTATATCACTTACGACGATACCTCCAACTGGGTCAATCCATCCTAGAACATAATTAGCTAGAACTGCTGCTACAAGCCCATTTATGTCAGTCATAACTTTAAAAAAAAAGTGATCCAGTGCATAGGACTTCACTATTTCATCCTCTATCCTGAAACAAAACTTCTATAGCCACTAcgctagatttgcacatcactgccggcatcatcactgtcggatttgtgagaaccggcagtgatgtaccttcactgccggttatgagcttgaaaatgaaaaaatgattggggctgggctaaaaccggcagtgaaggatcacatcactgtcggtttgtggcttgaaccggcagtgttttggcgggcactcatcactgccggtttaatccAAGAGCCGACAATGATTGGgacactgtcggttctagccaagaactgacggtgataagcctacaacacaaaaaggctgcagccgtcctctccttcctctcctctcttccatcccgagaacagaggcgcgcgtttggacccttccctccattgttgctgctgctcttcaccatgaagctagtgcttggattttgaagaatggcttgatctttttgctttaaggttagtaacaaacatccactcctttgattttgttgcttaattagcttcgttttgatggctacattgcttgattctcattctagttctttctccattctagagagcacttttccaattggacatttgtgcaaggctcaaattgtggtgaatccatcatccaaaaggttggtgtctatgaacacatttaaattccttgctaattattccatggtggtcaagatcatcattgttagtatgtgatgctataattagttcttagaagtagagtagaatagttattcttcaatattgtgcaataattgtttttactacgattttcaatttatagggccggggctaccaatttcaattttccaataattagtgtacaataatgttttccaaaaatggtacttttgagctacaattattgttcatgaagctcgatttcttattaattctttgtaattactgtctcagtatttttttgtgcagagatggatcgagagtggatgcatctgtcccgaacggacaagcggtacatgcatggcgttagCCAGtatatcaccgatgccaaagcccatgctgggaatgcgaaccctatcttctgcccatgcaaagattgcaataatcataggaactttcgtcaaattgagtctatacgatcgcacttgattaccagggggttcatgccaaactatacgatatggactatgcatggcgaggttggtgtgaatgttctgcaggaaaacgatgatgatgtggacatgcctgatgtagccatccacgatgctgacgaggaacccggtgtcaacacggaacctatggccacagttaataatgtgtttaggaacacgctagctgacgacaccgaggataacgatggcatttctcagctgctacgtaatgtagagaccggatgtcttagtgaaagacagctgagaaagctagagaaaatgagacaagatggcaaaacaccattgtataggaattgtccaatgagcaaactggaagccgacatcatgctgttagagttcaaatcgacaaacggattgagcgataaaggtttcgatcagttgttaggtataataaggaaaatgctcccagaaaaaaacgagttgccagaaaagacatacttgaccaagcaaatggtctgccccatcggcctcaaggttgaaaaaatccacgcgtgttccaatgattgcatattgtaccgtggagaaaaatataaagacttggacaagtgccccaagtgtgaagctccacggtacaaggaagggccgtcagatgagggtaccaagaccagaggaggtcccgtaaaggtcgtttggtatttccctatagctccccgggtgcataggttgtttgtatgtgcaaagtcagccaagctgttgcgctggcatggcgaagagcgtaagaaagatacaatgatgaggcaccccaccgatgggcatgactgtaggactgtcaatactatgttctataaggtcatcggtggagaggtaaggcacctttggtttgctttgagcacagatgggatgaatccttttgaccaggttagaagcaatcatagcacctggccagtgacgctctgtatatacaaccttccaccttgggtccgTATGAAGcgatcgtacatccagatgccactactgatccaagggccaagacaacctaggaatgacatcgatgtgtttctagaaccagtgatcgatgaactagtggagatgtttgaaaagggtgtgccggatgtttgggacgagtacaaaaaggaacatgtcacgatcaagggagtacttatcgctacaatcaccgacctaccaggtcgaggttcgttgtctggagagaagacaaaaggctatactggatgtgtcgagtgcttggacgacaccgatgcggtaaatctgccaaataactcaaagatagtttatatgggacaccgtaggttcctacctaaggatcacccttaccacaggaacagaaaaga
This sequence is a window from Miscanthus floridulus cultivar M001 chromosome 10, ASM1932011v1, whole genome shotgun sequence. Protein-coding genes within it:
- the LOC136489961 gene encoding glycine-rich cell wall structural protein 2-like, with the protein product MAGTKLVSLGLIVLMSMGLANAVRVARYSSADGTGTGQGGGGGYVNGGGSGSGSGTGSGDSGPYGTHASAGGGGGGGGTSQYGGSGYGTGSGSGSGSSTYSEGGYSGYGESSNAGGAGGGGGGGQAGGAWNSNAQGSGSGTGSGSSNANRYWDGSSDAGASANGNGGGTGNSENGGGGGGSGAGTGYGNAYP